In Cupriavidus taiwanensis, the following are encoded in one genomic region:
- a CDS encoding alpha-2-macroglobulin family protein: protein MKGIVARADRGLGSSLQQSRLARASAAVALAAALAGLAGGALAAQVSRFSPEGTVGQVRQVAMRFDEAMVPMGDVQAAAPAAVSCTGASTSGQARWIDARNWVYDFASELPPGVRCTVRMRAGLRSEAGNAYAGKAEYRFETGGPTVVSSRPSGGEIEEDQVFALRFNGAATAASVREHAWCQAQGLGERIPVRLLAGKERDAVLEAIRWDRLAKPQPDAVHLLACQQRLPAAARVQLVLGAGIATPSGLATREERRFDYTVREPFTASFSCEREHAQSPCTPLRPMSVTFSAPVPRKLAEGVVLKTPSGPRAPQFDADLAPDASVSALTFAAPFAEKAQFTIEVPSKLQDDSGRALANADLFPLKVATAAMPPLAKFAAAPFGVVERFGELPRGKSAADSVANYPPLLPVTLRNVEADLAVRGVQARAGTVMKLRVDDDAAVMQWLGLVRRLHEASYTRGELDAVLAGRAPYRVSNPRNAVSIETRSVSLLERAPGVQKLAVPKPSGDAPRPFEVVGIPLPEPGFHVVEIASPMLGEALLGKRAPMYVRTAALVTNLGVHFKLGRSSGNEDDGSRSGLAWVTALDDGKPVRDAAVAVRDCSGRLLGEGRTDASGVARFARLAAAPQGACEQNGLSGYFVSARVGATHPQARGKADMAFVMSDWNRGIESWRFNVPTDTSATPTVRAHTIFDRTLLRAGETVSMKHLIRAETAQGFALPPASRPLPTRVTIRHEGSGQTYELPLQWRQTATGGRSAESTFQVPAAAKLGVYTVELETQKGDGAQDDDGARSYTSGSFRVEAFRLPVLAGTLQVAGKSGPVVAPAELPVGVEIHYLSGGGAAGLPVRMSALLRDKYVSFPGYDEFSFNPPRAQRESGGDEEMDEDQQANAGADGQKLVADKLPLTLDKNGNGSVTLRKLPKTDAPRDLVLEAGFADPNGEIQTLRQTVPLWPAAVVAGIRTDDWVSVRQKLAVHGVVLDVNGKPVADAPVKINARARITTSARKRVVGGFYRYDNRTETRDLGTVCETRTDAQGRARCEVALEQAGQIELVASARDKDGRTAQAATTVWVTRQGELWFGGENHDRIDLLPEKKSYAPGDTAVFQVRMPFRHATALVAVEREGIYQTQVVELHGSDPTVRVQVKPEWGPNVYVSVLALRGRLHEVPWYSFFTWGWRQPGEWWRAFRSEGREYAAPTALVDLSKPAFRLGLAEIRVGNAGHRLDVAVTPDKTSYPVRGKARVAIQVRLPDGKPAANGEVALAAVDQALLELMPNTSWDLLDAMLQRRGYGVETATAQMEIIGRRHYGRKAVPAGGGGGKSPTRELFDTLLLWNPRVQLDAEGRASVEVPLNDSLTSFRIVAVADLGLGRFGTGSATIAATQDLQVISGLPPLVREDDRYRAMFTLRNTTRRAMTVQASARGTLLGNEAGLPAQTVQIPAGEAREIGWDVTAPALLAYARNGTVMWEVQAAEQGAGGASDRIKVSQQIVPAVPVTVQQATLAQVAPTLSIPVKAPPAALADPAGKVRGGVQVSLQSSLAGGMPGVREWFRNYPFTCLEQRASKAIGLNDSAAWDALMAQLPSYLDANGLASYFPLNSDSDYGSEVLTAYLLAVTDEAARAGLALRIPDAQRAQMERGLTDFVEGRIRRDSWSPVGGTQYLEVRKLAALEALSRSGHAQARMLGSIQILPAQWPTSALLDWALLLARVQDIPQREQRLAEAQQLLRSRLTVQGTRLAFSTERNDNWWWMMAGGDVNAARLLALASELPGWKEDAPQLAAGLLGRQVHGAWGTTTANAWGMLAVTRFAQAFEKTPVAGTTRASISHAEDAARSFRSFDWARAQRSDGVAQGSVDLPWPAGAEGGTLQVDHAGAGQPWATVRAMAAVPVTAPLAAGYRIQRSVTPQEQAVPGKWSRGDVYRVKLEIDAQADMTWVVVSDPVPAGATILGSGLGRDSAIATRGERRQGAAWPAYVERTPQAYREYFGYLPKGKISVEYTVRLNNAGDFALPPTRVEAMYAPDVFGVAPNARLAVGARP, encoded by the coding sequence ATGAAGGGGATCGTCGCCCGAGCCGATCGGGGTCTTGGCAGTTCGCTGCAGCAATCGCGCCTGGCGCGGGCGTCCGCGGCGGTGGCCCTGGCGGCCGCGCTGGCTGGCCTGGCCGGCGGCGCGCTGGCCGCGCAGGTGAGCCGTTTCTCGCCGGAAGGCACGGTCGGCCAGGTGCGGCAGGTGGCCATGCGCTTCGACGAAGCCATGGTGCCGATGGGCGATGTCCAGGCTGCCGCACCGGCGGCGGTCTCCTGTACCGGCGCCAGCACCAGCGGCCAGGCGCGCTGGATCGACGCCAGAAACTGGGTCTACGACTTCGCCAGCGAGCTGCCGCCCGGGGTGCGCTGCACCGTGCGCATGCGCGCCGGCCTGCGCAGCGAGGCCGGCAACGCCTATGCCGGCAAGGCCGAATACCGCTTTGAAACCGGCGGCCCGACCGTGGTCTCGAGCCGGCCTTCCGGCGGCGAGATCGAGGAAGACCAGGTCTTCGCGCTGCGCTTCAACGGCGCCGCCACCGCGGCCTCGGTGCGCGAGCACGCCTGGTGCCAGGCGCAGGGGCTGGGCGAGCGTATCCCGGTGCGGCTGCTGGCCGGCAAGGAGCGCGACGCCGTGCTCGAGGCCATCCGCTGGGACCGCCTGGCCAAGCCGCAGCCCGACGCGGTGCACTTGCTCGCCTGCCAGCAGCGGCTGCCGGCCGCGGCGCGGGTGCAGCTGGTGCTGGGCGCGGGCATCGCCACGCCGTCGGGTCTCGCCACGCGCGAGGAACGCCGCTTCGACTACACCGTGCGCGAGCCGTTTACCGCCAGCTTCAGCTGCGAGCGCGAACATGCGCAGTCGCCCTGCACGCCGCTGCGGCCGATGTCGGTGACGTTCTCCGCGCCGGTGCCGCGCAAGCTGGCCGAGGGCGTGGTGCTGAAGACCCCGTCGGGACCGCGCGCGCCGCAGTTCGATGCCGACCTGGCGCCGGACGCCAGCGTCAGCGCGCTGACCTTCGCCGCACCGTTCGCCGAGAAGGCGCAGTTCACCATCGAAGTGCCCAGCAAGCTGCAGGACGACAGCGGCCGCGCGCTGGCCAATGCCGACCTGTTCCCGCTCAAGGTGGCCACGGCCGCGATGCCGCCGCTGGCCAAGTTTGCCGCGGCGCCGTTCGGCGTGGTCGAGCGCTTCGGCGAACTGCCGCGCGGCAAGTCGGCGGCAGACTCGGTGGCCAACTATCCGCCGCTGCTGCCGGTGACGCTGCGCAATGTCGAAGCCGACCTCGCCGTGCGCGGCGTGCAGGCCCGCGCCGGCACCGTGATGAAGCTGCGCGTGGACGACGACGCCGCCGTGATGCAGTGGCTGGGCCTGGTGCGCCGCCTGCACGAGGCCAGCTATACGCGCGGCGAACTCGACGCCGTGCTGGCGGGCCGCGCGCCGTACCGCGTCAGCAATCCGCGCAACGCGGTGTCGATCGAAACCCGCTCGGTGTCGCTGCTCGAGCGCGCGCCCGGCGTGCAGAAGCTGGCGGTGCCCAAGCCTTCGGGCGATGCGCCGCGGCCGTTCGAGGTGGTCGGCATCCCGTTGCCGGAGCCGGGCTTCCATGTGGTCGAGATCGCCTCGCCGATGCTGGGCGAGGCGCTGCTGGGCAAGCGCGCGCCGATGTACGTGCGCACCGCGGCGCTGGTCACCAACCTGGGCGTGCATTTCAAGCTGGGCCGCAGCAGCGGCAATGAAGACGACGGCAGCCGCAGCGGGCTGGCCTGGGTCACCGCACTCGACGACGGCAAGCCGGTGCGCGACGCCGCGGTCGCGGTGCGCGACTGCAGCGGGCGGCTGCTTGGCGAAGGCCGCACCGATGCCAGCGGCGTGGCGCGCTTTGCCAGGCTGGCCGCGGCACCGCAGGGCGCCTGCGAGCAGAACGGGCTGTCGGGCTATTTCGTCTCCGCGCGCGTCGGCGCCACGCACCCGCAGGCGCGCGGCAAGGCCGACATGGCCTTCGTGATGTCGGACTGGAACCGCGGCATCGAGAGCTGGCGCTTCAATGTGCCGACCGACACCAGCGCCACGCCCACCGTGCGCGCCCACACCATCTTCGACCGCACCTTGCTGCGCGCCGGCGAAACCGTGTCGATGAAGCACCTGATCCGCGCCGAGACCGCGCAGGGCTTCGCGCTGCCGCCGGCGAGCCGTCCGTTGCCCACGCGCGTGACCATCCGCCACGAGGGCAGCGGCCAGACCTATGAACTGCCGCTGCAATGGCGCCAGACCGCGACCGGCGGGCGCAGCGCGGAAAGCACCTTCCAGGTCCCGGCGGCAGCCAAGCTCGGCGTCTATACCGTCGAGCTGGAGACGCAGAAGGGCGACGGTGCGCAGGACGACGATGGCGCGCGCAGCTACACCAGCGGCAGCTTCCGCGTCGAGGCGTTCCGCCTGCCGGTGCTGGCCGGCACGCTGCAGGTGGCGGGCAAGTCCGGGCCCGTGGTGGCGCCGGCCGAACTGCCGGTGGGGGTCGAGATCCACTATCTTTCCGGCGGCGGCGCCGCCGGGCTGCCGGTGCGCATGTCCGCGCTGCTGCGCGACAAGTACGTCAGCTTCCCCGGCTATGACGAGTTCTCGTTCAACCCGCCGCGCGCGCAGCGCGAAAGCGGCGGCGACGAAGAGATGGACGAGGACCAGCAGGCCAATGCCGGCGCCGACGGCCAGAAGCTGGTCGCCGACAAGCTGCCGCTCACGCTGGACAAGAACGGCAACGGCAGCGTGACGCTGCGCAAGCTGCCGAAGACCGACGCGCCGCGCGACCTGGTGCTGGAAGCCGGCTTTGCCGATCCCAACGGCGAGATCCAGACGCTGCGCCAGACCGTGCCGCTATGGCCGGCGGCGGTGGTGGCCGGCATCCGCACCGACGACTGGGTCTCGGTCAGGCAGAAGCTGGCCGTGCACGGCGTGGTGCTCGACGTCAACGGCAAGCCGGTGGCCGATGCGCCGGTCAAGATCAATGCGCGCGCCCGCATCACCACCTCGGCGCGCAAGCGCGTGGTCGGCGGCTTCTACCGCTATGACAACCGCACCGAGACCCGCGACCTCGGCACCGTGTGCGAAACCCGCACCGATGCGCAGGGCCGCGCGCGCTGCGAGGTGGCGCTGGAGCAGGCCGGCCAGATCGAGCTGGTGGCGAGCGCGCGCGACAAGGATGGCCGCACCGCGCAGGCCGCCACCACCGTCTGGGTCACGCGCCAGGGCGAGCTGTGGTTCGGCGGCGAGAACCATGACCGCATCGACCTGCTGCCGGAGAAGAAGTCCTATGCGCCGGGCGACACCGCGGTGTTCCAGGTGCGCATGCCGTTCCGCCATGCGACCGCGCTGGTGGCGGTGGAGCGCGAGGGCATCTACCAGACCCAGGTGGTCGAGCTGCACGGCAGCGATCCCACCGTGCGCGTGCAGGTGAAGCCGGAGTGGGGGCCCAATGTCTACGTGTCGGTGCTGGCCCTGCGCGGGCGCCTGCACGAGGTGCCGTGGTATTCGTTCTTCACCTGGGGCTGGCGCCAGCCGGGCGAGTGGTGGCGCGCGTTCCGCAGCGAAGGGCGCGAGTACGCCGCACCCACCGCGCTGGTCGACCTGTCCAAGCCGGCGTTCCGGCTGGGGCTGGCCGAGATCCGCGTCGGCAATGCCGGCCACCGGCTCGATGTCGCCGTGACCCCGGACAAGACCAGCTACCCGGTGCGCGGCAAGGCGCGCGTGGCAATCCAGGTGCGACTGCCCGACGGCAAGCCCGCCGCCAACGGCGAAGTGGCGCTGGCCGCGGTGGACCAGGCGCTGCTGGAACTGATGCCCAACACCAGCTGGGACCTGCTCGACGCGATGCTGCAGCGGCGCGGCTACGGCGTGGAAACCGCGACCGCGCAGATGGAGATCATCGGGCGCCGGCACTACGGGCGCAAGGCGGTGCCGGCAGGCGGCGGCGGCGGCAAGAGCCCGACGCGCGAGCTGTTCGACACGCTGCTGCTGTGGAACCCGCGCGTGCAGCTCGACGCCGAGGGCCGTGCCAGCGTCGAGGTGCCGCTCAACGATTCGCTCACCAGCTTCCGCATCGTGGCGGTGGCGGACCTGGGCCTGGGCCGCTTCGGCACCGGCAGCGCCACCATCGCCGCGACGCAGGACCTGCAGGTGATTTCCGGGCTGCCGCCGCTGGTGCGCGAGGACGACCGCTACCGCGCCATGTTCACGCTGCGCAATACCACCAGGCGCGCGATGACGGTGCAGGCCAGCGCGCGCGGCACGCTGCTCGGCAACGAAGCCGGCCTGCCGGCGCAGACCGTGCAGATCCCGGCGGGCGAAGCGCGCGAGATCGGCTGGGACGTGACCGCGCCCGCGCTGCTGGCGTATGCGCGCAACGGCACCGTGATGTGGGAAGTGCAGGCCGCCGAGCAAGGCGCTGGCGGCGCCTCCGACCGCATCAAGGTGTCGCAGCAGATCGTGCCGGCGGTGCCGGTCACGGTGCAGCAGGCCACGCTGGCGCAGGTGGCGCCGACGCTGTCGATCCCGGTCAAGGCGCCGCCGGCGGCGCTGGCCGACCCGGCCGGCAAGGTGCGCGGCGGGGTCCAGGTCAGCTTGCAGTCGTCGCTGGCGGGCGGCATGCCGGGCGTGCGCGAGTGGTTCCGCAACTACCCGTTCACCTGCCTGGAGCAGCGCGCGTCGAAAGCCATCGGCCTGAACGACAGCGCCGCGTGGGACGCGCTGATGGCGCAGCTGCCGTCCTACCTCGATGCCAACGGCTTGGCGTCGTACTTCCCGCTGAACAGCGACAGCGACTACGGCAGCGAAGTGCTGACCGCCTACCTGCTGGCGGTCACCGACGAGGCCGCGCGCGCCGGGCTGGCGCTGCGCATTCCGGATGCGCAGCGCGCGCAGATGGAGCGCGGGCTGACCGACTTCGTCGAAGGCCGCATCCGCCGCGACAGCTGGTCGCCGGTCGGCGGCACGCAGTATCTGGAGGTGCGCAAGCTGGCCGCGCTCGAGGCGCTGTCACGCAGCGGCCACGCGCAGGCGCGCATGCTCGGGTCGATCCAGATCCTGCCGGCGCAATGGCCCACCTCGGCGTTGCTGGACTGGGCCCTGCTGCTCGCGCGCGTGCAGGACATCCCGCAGCGCGAGCAGCGCCTGGCCGAGGCCCAGCAACTGCTGCGCTCGCGCCTGACGGTGCAGGGCACGCGCCTGGCGTTCTCCACCGAGCGCAACGACAACTGGTGGTGGATGATGGCCGGCGGCGACGTCAATGCCGCGCGCCTGCTGGCGCTGGCGTCGGAGCTGCCGGGCTGGAAGGAAGATGCGCCGCAACTGGCCGCCGGGCTGCTCGGGCGCCAGGTGCATGGTGCCTGGGGCACCACCACCGCCAACGCGTGGGGCATGCTGGCGGTGACGCGCTTTGCGCAGGCGTTCGAGAAGACGCCGGTGGCCGGCACCACGCGCGCCAGCATCAGCCACGCCGAAGACGCCGCGCGCAGTTTCCGCAGTTTCGATTGGGCGCGCGCGCAGCGCAGCGACGGCGTGGCGCAGGGCAGTGTCGACCTGCCGTGGCCGGCCGGCGCCGAGGGCGGCACGCTGCAGGTCGACCACGCCGGCGCGGGCCAGCCATGGGCCACGGTGCGCGCCATGGCGGCGGTGCCGGTGACCGCGCCGCTGGCCGCGGGCTACCGCATCCAGCGCAGCGTGACGCCGCAGGAGCAGGCGGTGCCGGGCAAGTGGTCGCGCGGCGACGTGTATCGCGTCAAGCTCGAGATCGATGCGCAGGCCGACATGACCTGGGTGGTGGTCAGCGACCCGGTACCCGCCGGCGCCACCATCCTGGGCAGCGGCCTGGGCCGCGACTCGGCCATCGCCACGCGCGGCGAGCGGCGCCAGGGCGCGGCGTGGCCGGCCTATGTCGAGCGCACGCCGCAGGCCTACCGCGAGTACTTCGGCTACCTGCCCAAGGGCAAGATCTCGGTCGAGTACACGGTGCGGCTGAACAACGCCGGCGATTTCGCGCTGCCGCCCACGCGGGTCGAGGCGATGTACGCGCCCGACGTGTTCGGCGTCGCGCCCAATGCGCGGCTGGCAGTGGGGGCGCGCCCATGA
- a CDS encoding response regulator transcription factor: MRILLIEDDRQIASGVEAGLSRAGHQVRVVHDGVYATEHLLREQHDLVILDLGLPGIDGMTLLARYRARNRTTPVIILTARDELEDKLSGLNAGADDYLIKPFALPELEARVRVLLRRSQHGEAAPERDVRLGRLRLSGNDRRMFIDARPLELSPREFAVLELLLQRQGRVVSKAQLQDHLATFAHPAGEGGDTVGDTAIEVYVHRVRKKLEDSDVEIVTVRGFGYLLQIRAGQ, encoded by the coding sequence ATGCGTATCCTGCTGATCGAGGACGACCGCCAGATTGCCAGCGGCGTCGAAGCCGGCCTGTCCCGCGCCGGCCACCAGGTGCGCGTCGTCCACGACGGCGTCTATGCCACCGAACATCTGCTGCGCGAGCAGCACGACCTGGTCATCCTCGACCTGGGCCTGCCCGGCATCGACGGCATGACGCTGCTGGCGCGCTACCGCGCCCGCAACCGCACCACCCCGGTCATCATCCTGACCGCGCGCGACGAGCTGGAAGACAAGCTCTCGGGCCTGAACGCCGGCGCCGACGACTACCTGATCAAACCCTTCGCCCTGCCCGAGCTGGAAGCGCGCGTGCGCGTGCTGCTGCGCCGCAGCCAGCATGGCGAGGCCGCGCCCGAGCGCGACGTGCGCCTGGGCCGGCTGCGGCTGTCCGGCAACGACCGCCGCATGTTTATCGACGCCCGCCCGCTGGAGCTGTCGCCGCGCGAGTTCGCGGTGCTGGAACTGCTGCTGCAGCGCCAGGGCCGCGTGGTCAGCAAGGCCCAGCTGCAGGACCACCTGGCCACCTTTGCCCACCCCGCCGGCGAGGGCGGCGATACCGTCGGCGACACCGCGATCGAGGTCTACGTGCACCGCGTGCGCAAGAAGCTCGAGGACAGCGACGTCGAGATCGTCACCGTGCGCGGCTTCGGCTACCTGCTGCAGATCCGCGCCGGACAATGA
- a CDS encoding 4a-hydroxytetrahydrobiopterin dehydratase, with protein sequence MTPLSPQARATLLAELPGWTTVPDRDAIFKRFTFHDFNAAFGFMTRVAIQAEKADHHPEWFNVYNRVDITLSTHDANGLTQRDIDLAHFIERAADAVTN encoded by the coding sequence ATGACTCCACTTTCCCCGCAAGCCCGTGCCACGCTGCTCGCCGAACTGCCCGGCTGGACCACCGTCCCGGACCGCGACGCGATCTTCAAGCGCTTTACCTTCCACGACTTCAACGCCGCCTTCGGTTTCATGACGCGCGTGGCGATCCAGGCCGAGAAGGCCGACCACCACCCGGAATGGTTCAACGTCTACAACCGGGTCGACATCACGCTGTCCACCCACGATGCCAACGGCCTGACCCAGCGCGACATCGACCTGGCCCACTTCATCGAGCGCGCCGCCGACGCGGTGACGAACTGA
- the phhA gene encoding phenylalanine 4-monooxygenase — protein MSIAMATETPGAFQGTLTDKLKEQFDAGLLSGQELRPDFTIAQPVHRYTSTDHAIWRKLYERQAEMLRGRVSDEFLQGLATLGMEKDRVPDFDQLNETLMRATGWQVVAVPGLVPDEVFFEHLANRRFPASWWMRKPEQLDYLQEPDCFHDVFGHVPLLINPVFADYMEAYGKGGLKAAGLGALEMLSRLYWYTVEFGLIRTPQGLRIYGAGIVSSQGESIYSLDSASPNRIGFDVRRIMRTRYRIDTFQKTYFVIDSFEQLFDATRPDFAPLYEALRAQPTLGAGDIAEGDQVINVGTREGWADTEDI, from the coding sequence ATGTCCATCGCCATGGCCACCGAAACCCCCGGCGCCTTCCAGGGCACCCTGACCGACAAGCTCAAGGAACAGTTCGACGCCGGCCTGCTGTCCGGCCAGGAACTGCGCCCGGACTTCACCATTGCCCAGCCGGTGCACCGCTACACCAGCACCGACCACGCGATCTGGCGCAAGCTGTACGAGCGCCAGGCCGAGATGCTGCGCGGCCGCGTCAGCGACGAATTCCTGCAGGGCCTGGCCACGCTGGGCATGGAAAAGGACCGGGTGCCGGACTTCGACCAGCTCAACGAAACCCTGATGCGCGCCACCGGCTGGCAGGTCGTGGCCGTGCCCGGGCTGGTCCCGGACGAGGTGTTCTTCGAGCACCTGGCCAACCGCCGCTTCCCGGCCAGCTGGTGGATGCGCAAGCCCGAGCAGCTGGATTACCTGCAGGAACCGGACTGCTTCCACGACGTGTTCGGCCATGTGCCGCTGCTGATCAACCCGGTCTTCGCCGACTACATGGAAGCCTACGGCAAGGGCGGCCTGAAGGCGGCGGGCCTGGGCGCGCTGGAGATGCTGTCGCGGCTGTACTGGTACACCGTCGAATTCGGCCTGATCCGCACCCCGCAAGGGCTGCGCATCTATGGCGCGGGCATCGTCTCGAGCCAGGGCGAGTCGATCTACAGCCTGGACTCGGCCAGCCCCAACCGGATCGGCTTCGATGTGCGCCGCATCATGCGCACGCGCTACCGCATCGACACCTTCCAGAAGACCTACTTCGTGATCGACAGCTTCGAGCAATTGTTCGACGCCACCCGCCCGGATTTCGCGCCGCTGTACGAAGCGCTGCGCGCGCAACCGACGCTGGGCGCGGGCGATATCGCCGAGGGCGACCAGGTGATCAACGTCGGCACCCGCGAAGGCTGGGCCGATACCGAAGACATCTGA
- a CDS encoding sensor histidine kinase produces the protein MWPRSRTSSRVSWRTASRIATRNVPPPASPADPADPTAAPAAARQASRPGSNISLRVHLLRALATPLFALVLTSGSLSYWLAAHYTTQVFDRALYGVANNIAQQIRIAGPRLEQDIPMIAQTLVEAEGTDRIYWRIHGPDGLIGGMDTWLGYGTGQTTLHDARLFYAWFSGRQVRAVRLPVMLPSAAVDELGTSEAGKPARGPIVVEVAELLDRRETAANEILLSVSVPLILLLLVGSLILSHVLKEELVPLQILADKLNRQTARSLAALDETQVPAEVAPLIRGLNALLARLRDALDAQRKFIADAAHQLRTPLTAVKLHADRAQSADSLEVARHALREVQTAADRAVRLSNQLLSLARAEPGLSLERLGPVEHFDLAELAFETGAEWVPQALARRIDLGFEILPGPTFTGSAPAVVRGNRLLMREALSNLIDNAVKYVPAGGRITVRAGGEAMGHRGMAVVMVEDNGPGIAPQRREEVFKRFFRGDRSPEPGGGRADQAGGAGLGLAIVHEIVTLHHGTIRIEDVPPGPGAAAPAPVTDGTAQRRPVMRFVIRIPCEPAGSVA, from the coding sequence ATGTGGCCCCGCTCGCGCACCTCTTCCCGGGTTTCCTGGCGCACCGCCTCCCGCATCGCCACGCGGAACGTGCCGCCGCCTGCTAGCCCGGCTGATCCCGCGGACCCCACCGCTGCACCAGCCGCAGCGCGCCAGGCCTCCCGTCCCGGCTCCAACATCAGCCTGCGCGTGCACCTGCTGCGCGCCCTGGCCACGCCGCTGTTCGCGCTGGTGCTGACCAGCGGCTCGCTGTCGTACTGGCTGGCGGCGCACTACACCACGCAGGTGTTCGACCGCGCGCTGTACGGGGTCGCCAACAACATCGCCCAGCAGATCCGCATCGCCGGCCCGCGGCTGGAGCAGGACATCCCGATGATCGCGCAGACGCTGGTCGAGGCCGAGGGCACCGACCGCATCTACTGGCGCATCCACGGCCCCGACGGGCTGATCGGCGGCATGGATACCTGGCTGGGCTACGGCACCGGCCAGACCACGCTGCACGACGCGCGCCTGTTCTACGCGTGGTTCAGCGGCCGCCAGGTGCGCGCGGTGCGGCTGCCGGTGATGCTGCCCAGCGCCGCGGTCGACGAGCTTGGCACCAGCGAGGCCGGCAAGCCCGCGCGCGGGCCCATCGTGGTGGAAGTGGCGGAACTGCTGGACCGGCGCGAGACCGCCGCCAACGAGATCCTGCTGTCAGTGTCGGTGCCGCTGATCCTGCTGCTGCTGGTCGGCAGCCTGATCCTGTCGCACGTGCTCAAGGAAGAGCTGGTGCCGCTGCAGATCCTGGCCGACAAGCTCAACCGGCAGACCGCGCGCTCGCTGGCCGCGCTCGATGAAACCCAGGTCCCGGCCGAAGTGGCGCCGCTGATCCGCGGCCTGAATGCGCTGCTGGCGCGGCTGCGCGACGCGCTCGATGCGCAGCGCAAGTTCATCGCCGATGCCGCGCACCAGCTGCGCACGCCGCTGACCGCGGTCAAGCTGCATGCCGACCGCGCGCAAAGCGCCGATTCGCTGGAAGTGGCCCGCCACGCGCTGCGCGAGGTCCAGACCGCGGCCGACCGCGCGGTGCGGCTGTCCAACCAGCTGCTGTCGCTGGCACGGGCGGAGCCCGGCTTGTCGCTGGAACGGCTCGGGCCGGTGGAACACTTCGACCTGGCCGAACTGGCCTTTGAAACCGGCGCCGAGTGGGTGCCGCAGGCGCTGGCGCGCCGCATCGACCTGGGCTTCGAGATCCTGCCCGGCCCCACTTTCACCGGCAGCGCGCCGGCCGTGGTGCGCGGCAACCGGCTGCTGATGCGCGAAGCGCTGTCCAACCTGATCGACAATGCGGTGAAGTACGTGCCCGCGGGCGGGCGCATCACGGTGCGCGCCGGCGGCGAGGCCATGGGCCACCGCGGCATGGCGGTGGTGATGGTGGAAGACAACGGCCCCGGCATCGCGCCGCAGCGGCGCGAGGAAGTGTTCAAGCGCTTTTTCCGCGGCGACCGTTCCCCTGAGCCGGGCGGCGGCCGCGCCGACCAGGCGGGCGGCGCCGGCCTGGGGCTGGCCATCGTGCATGAAATCGTGACCCTGCACCACGGCACCATCCGCATCGAGGACGTGCCGCCCGGTCCTGGCGCGGCGGCACCAGCACCCGTCACGGACGGCACGGCGCAGCGGCGTCCGGTGATGCGCTTCGTGATCCGGATTCCCTGCGAGCCCGCAGGGTCGGTGGCCTGA
- a CDS encoding Lrp/AsnC family transcriptional regulator produces MAAQSISLDAYDLALLSALQADGRITHQQLAERVHLSPSQVGRRLARLEADGVITGYRVSLSSQALGLGVVVFVSVKLAHHGDTIIERFREEILLLEEVQECYSVAGEADYLIRVVVPDLPTLAEFTMKRLMRVPGVESVRSNIVLTAIKCEGPLPLSHLR; encoded by the coding sequence ATGGCTGCCCAGAGTATTTCGCTCGACGCCTATGACCTCGCCCTGCTGAGCGCGCTGCAGGCCGACGGGCGCATCACGCACCAGCAGCTGGCCGAGCGCGTGCACCTGTCGCCCAGCCAGGTCGGGCGCCGGCTGGCGCGGCTGGAGGCCGACGGCGTCATCACCGGCTATCGTGTCAGCCTGTCGTCGCAGGCGCTGGGGCTGGGCGTGGTGGTGTTCGTCAGCGTCAAGCTGGCGCACCACGGCGACACCATCATCGAGCGCTTCCGCGAAGAGATCCTGCTGCTGGAAGAAGTGCAGGAGTGCTATTCCGTCGCCGGCGAGGCCGACTACCTGATCCGCGTGGTGGTGCCGGACCTGCCCACGCTGGCCGAATTCACCATGAAGCGGCTGATGCGCGTGCCTGGCGTGGAGAGCGTGCGTTCGAATATCGTGCTGACGGCGATCAAGTGCGAGGGGCCGCTGCCGCTGTCGCACCTGCGCTGA